From Halobacillus sp. Marseille-Q1614, the proteins below share one genomic window:
- a CDS encoding DUF456 domain-containing protein has protein sequence MDILVWILIILLFIASFASLIFPIIPGALVLWLGFLAYHFILDHTELTIFFWGVMIILTLSLFVADVIANSYWVKKYGGSKWGERSAAIGVIVGSFLIPPFGIIIIPFMIVLSVELFQKRSPDKALLAAVGSLLGFLSGTAAKIIIQLFMIIWFLVEVLA, from the coding sequence GTGGATATTTTAGTGTGGATTCTTATTATTCTTTTATTTATTGCAAGCTTTGCTAGTTTGATATTTCCGATCATACCGGGCGCCCTCGTGCTTTGGCTCGGATTTTTAGCGTATCATTTTATACTCGACCATACAGAATTAACGATCTTCTTTTGGGGAGTTATGATTATTCTAACCCTCTCTCTTTTTGTCGCAGATGTAATAGCGAACAGTTATTGGGTAAAAAAATACGGTGGCAGCAAATGGGGAGAGCGGTCAGCCGCCATTGGCGTGATTGTCGGATCATTCCTCATTCCGCCTTTTGGCATCATCATCATTCCTTTTATGATTGTTCTTTCCGTTGAATTGTTCCAAAAACGCTCACCGGATAAAGCTCTGCTGGCAGCAGTTGGCTCACTTCTCGGCTTTTTAAGCGGAACGGCTGCTAAAATAATTATCCAGCTGTTTATGATCATCTGGTTCTTAGTCGAAGTTTTGGCTTAA
- a CDS encoding DUF1641 domain-containing protein produces the protein MGKAITNIKRLEVSKEEQLEKDYQEVKQALAENKDAIIKGIDLLKALEEGGTLNTLQAVSRSKKKALGYFVNEISKETYSPLLENLPQLFFLLVELDVKSIREVTSRLNEGVKQMNEADVHDKTSVFDMAKALKDPEINRSITMLMQFLKGMGRE, from the coding sequence ATGGGTAAAGCGATAACGAATATTAAAAGGCTGGAAGTCTCTAAAGAGGAACAGTTGGAAAAAGATTATCAGGAAGTGAAGCAGGCTCTCGCAGAGAATAAAGACGCAATCATAAAAGGAATTGACCTGCTAAAAGCGCTCGAGGAAGGCGGGACTTTGAACACCCTTCAGGCCGTTTCCCGCTCTAAAAAGAAGGCGCTTGGTTACTTTGTAAATGAAATCAGCAAAGAGACATATAGTCCTTTGCTGGAGAATCTGCCACAGCTTTTCTTCCTTTTAGTCGAGCTTGATGTAAAATCCATCAGGGAAGTCACTTCAAGATTAAACGAAGGAGTGAAGCAGATGAACGAAGCGGACGTTCATGATAAAACCTCAGTATTTGATATGGCTAAAGCTTTAAAAGATCCGGAAATCAACCGAAGTATTACGATGCTTATGCAGTTCCTAAAAGGAATGGGAAGAGAATAA
- the fdhF gene encoding formate dehydrogenase subunit alpha gives MLERDHTIVTVNGREYLADPGQKLIDLLNDANERVPQICYTESLGTLETCDTCIVQVNGELKRVCGLTVEAGMKVQTKLPHVQKAQKESLDRILENHELYCTVCDYNNGTCEIHNTMAEFGLEHQSRPFKEKPYDRDESGSFYRYDPDQCILCGRCVEACQDVMVNETLTIDWEREQPRVIWDNDVPIDLSSCVNCGQCSTVCPCNAMMEKGMEGEAGFITDQEPGILKNMIELTKKVETGYGPLFAVSDTEASMRESRIKKTKTVCTYCGVGCSFDVWTKDRKILKIDPQPESPANGIATCVKGKFGWDYVNSEERLTKPLIRRGDSFEEVEWDEAISYVAKRFSEIKEKRGADDLGFISSSKATNEESYLMQKLSRQVIGTNNVDNCSRYCQSPATKGLFRTVGHGGDSGSIDDLAKANLVIGIGTNTAESHPVLAGRIKRAQKLYGQKLFVFDLRKHEMAKRADRFYQPKPGTDLVWLSAVTKYILDHGLEDRKFIDEWVNGFEEYRESLEPFTMEYAEQMTGVPKKELIEVAEEIANSDKVAICWAMGVTQHMRGSDTSTAISNLLLVTGNYRREGTGAYPLRGHNNVQGCSDFGSMPNFFPGYQETTDDEVRARFEKAWNCTIPKEPGKDNHQMIEAIHAGNLSAMYVKGEDTGIVDANINYVTDALAKLEFFVVQDLFLTRTAQFADVVLPASPALEKEGTFTNTERRFQRLYRALDPLPGTKPDWEIIQLIAQEMGAGWNYRHPGEIMKEAAELTPLFAGVTYERLEGYESLQWPVAEDGTDTPLLFVDGFPFKDGKAKFFPLEFELEYDTSEEYDLHVNNGRLLEHFHEGNMTYKVEGIKRKTPYPFVEVSKELAKERGISEGAKIKLISEAGEADGTVNVSDRVRGKELFIPMSADGKSAVNLLTDNRVDKDTNTPAFKEVAVRMEVVKKEGKSPIPPNNHRRGNPVPQAGVFVEGKWQRDDYEFPGDQVRKDG, from the coding sequence ATGCTAGAAAGAGACCATACCATAGTAACTGTCAATGGAAGGGAATACTTAGCCGATCCAGGTCAGAAATTAATCGATTTGCTAAACGATGCAAACGAAAGGGTACCGCAAATTTGCTATACTGAATCATTAGGGACTTTAGAAACGTGTGACACATGTATTGTACAAGTAAACGGAGAGCTGAAGAGAGTCTGTGGTTTAACGGTGGAAGCAGGAATGAAGGTGCAGACAAAGCTGCCTCATGTACAGAAAGCCCAGAAAGAGTCGCTTGATAGAATTTTGGAAAATCATGAGCTGTATTGCACGGTCTGTGACTATAATAATGGCACATGTGAAATTCATAACACGATGGCTGAATTCGGGCTGGAGCATCAGTCCCGTCCGTTTAAAGAAAAGCCTTATGACCGTGATGAGTCCGGTTCTTTTTACCGCTATGATCCGGATCAGTGTATCCTTTGCGGCCGCTGTGTTGAAGCGTGTCAGGATGTTATGGTTAATGAAACACTGACGATTGACTGGGAAAGAGAACAGCCTAGAGTAATTTGGGATAATGATGTACCAATTGATTTGTCATCCTGCGTAAACTGCGGCCAGTGTTCCACAGTCTGTCCTTGTAATGCGATGATGGAAAAAGGAATGGAAGGGGAAGCCGGGTTTATTACGGATCAGGAACCAGGGATCCTGAAAAACATGATAGAACTTACGAAAAAAGTGGAGACAGGCTATGGACCGTTATTCGCGGTCTCAGATACCGAAGCTTCCATGAGGGAAAGCCGCATTAAGAAAACGAAGACCGTCTGTACGTACTGCGGCGTAGGCTGCTCATTTGACGTGTGGACAAAAGACCGTAAAATTTTGAAAATCGACCCACAGCCTGAATCTCCGGCCAATGGAATCGCTACTTGCGTAAAAGGAAAGTTTGGCTGGGACTACGTCAATAGTGAAGAGCGCTTAACAAAGCCATTGATCAGACGTGGAGATTCCTTCGAAGAAGTCGAGTGGGATGAAGCTATTTCCTACGTCGCGAAGCGCTTTAGTGAAATAAAAGAAAAACGCGGAGCCGATGATTTAGGTTTTATTTCTTCATCCAAGGCAACGAATGAAGAATCTTATTTAATGCAGAAGCTTTCAAGACAGGTGATTGGCACTAATAATGTGGATAACTGCTCAAGGTACTGTCAGTCGCCGGCTACAAAAGGGTTATTCCGTACTGTCGGACATGGAGGGGATTCGGGTTCAATCGATGATCTTGCCAAAGCCAACTTAGTGATCGGAATCGGGACAAATACAGCAGAATCTCATCCGGTACTCGCAGGGAGAATTAAACGTGCTCAGAAGCTCTATGGCCAAAAATTGTTTGTGTTTGACTTAAGAAAACATGAAATGGCGAAAAGAGCTGATCGTTTTTATCAGCCGAAACCAGGAACAGACCTCGTCTGGCTTTCGGCTGTAACTAAATATATTTTGGATCACGGCCTTGAAGATAGAAAATTTATTGACGAATGGGTCAATGGATTTGAAGAGTATAGAGAAAGCCTCGAACCATTTACGATGGAATATGCGGAGCAAATGACAGGAGTTCCTAAAAAAGAACTCATTGAAGTCGCTGAAGAGATCGCCAATTCGGATAAAGTTGCGATCTGCTGGGCCATGGGTGTCACGCAGCATATGCGCGGAAGTGATACAAGCACCGCTATCTCAAATCTTTTATTAGTTACAGGCAACTACCGGCGAGAAGGAACAGGGGCCTATCCGCTTCGCGGGCATAACAATGTGCAGGGCTGCAGTGACTTCGGAAGCATGCCGAACTTCTTTCCCGGATATCAGGAAACAACGGATGATGAAGTCAGGGCACGTTTTGAAAAAGCCTGGAACTGTACGATTCCAAAAGAGCCCGGTAAAGATAATCACCAGATGATTGAAGCCATTCATGCGGGCAACTTGAGTGCTATGTATGTGAAAGGCGAAGATACAGGAATTGTAGATGCCAATATTAATTATGTTACAGACGCCCTGGCAAAACTTGAGTTCTTTGTCGTTCAGGATTTATTTTTAACAAGAACTGCTCAATTTGCAGATGTTGTGCTTCCGGCTTCTCCGGCTTTAGAGAAGGAAGGAACGTTTACTAATACGGAACGGCGTTTTCAAAGGCTTTATAGAGCGCTTGACCCGCTTCCTGGAACGAAGCCGGACTGGGAGATCATTCAGTTAATTGCCCAGGAAATGGGAGCTGGCTGGAATTATCGTCACCCTGGAGAAATCATGAAGGAAGCTGCAGAGCTGACGCCATTATTTGCGGGTGTTACGTATGAAAGACTAGAAGGCTATGAGTCCCTTCAATGGCCGGTTGCTGAAGATGGAACCGATACGCCGCTGCTGTTTGTAGATGGATTTCCTTTTAAAGATGGGAAGGCCAAATTCTTCCCGCTGGAGTTTGAACTTGAATATGATACGTCTGAAGAATACGATTTGCACGTAAACAATGGTCGTCTGCTTGAGCACTTCCACGAAGGAAATATGACCTACAAAGTGGAGGGAATTAAAAGAAAAACTCCTTATCCATTTGTCGAAGTTTCTAAAGAACTTGCTAAAGAACGAGGAATTAGCGAAGGTGCTAAAATTAAGTTAATTTCAGAAGCTGGTGAGGCCGATGGAACAGTAAACGTTTCTGATAGAGTAAGAGGCAAAGAACTGTTCATACCGATGAGTGCTGACGGGAAATCCGCCGTTAACTTATTGACAGATAACCGGGTTGATAAGGATACCAATACCCCGGCGTTTAAAGAAGTCGCCGTCCGCATGGAGGTCGTTAAAAAAGAAGGGAAGTCTCCTATCCCTCCGAACAACCACCGAAGAGGGAACCCAGTCCCGCAGGCTGGTGTATTTGTTGAAGGAAAATGGCAGAGAGATGATTACGAATTCCCAGGAGATCAGGTGAGAAAAGATGGGTAA
- a CDS encoding metalloregulator ArsR/SmtB family transcription factor, protein MQLDRMVSFYKAVGDTTRLRIISLLKSGPLHGQAIAYKLGLRAPTITHHLKKLRDTGMVYSRRDKNTVYFFLDEKKLEFMATAILRLGDDEVKQEELYVSELDQQKILRSFMTKDGKLKQLPSQLKKKLVILSYYVQVFEKGRIYSEQEVNERILAFFDDYATVRREWIMQGFMYRENNKYELNPIEMWPVVVKRS, encoded by the coding sequence ATGCAGTTAGACCGAATGGTGAGCTTTTATAAGGCCGTTGGAGATACAACTCGGCTGAGAATTATTTCCCTCTTAAAGAGCGGACCGCTTCATGGGCAGGCGATTGCATACAAACTGGGCTTGCGGGCTCCGACGATTACCCATCACTTAAAGAAGCTGAGGGATACAGGGATGGTTTATTCAAGAAGAGATAAAAACACAGTATACTTTTTCTTAGATGAAAAGAAGCTCGAGTTTATGGCTACGGCCATTCTAAGATTAGGAGATGATGAAGTGAAGCAGGAAGAATTATACGTGTCAGAGCTGGATCAGCAGAAAATTCTGCGCAGCTTTATGACGAAAGATGGAAAGCTGAAGCAGCTGCCTAGCCAGCTTAAGAAAAAGCTTGTGATTCTTTCATATTACGTACAGGTTTTTGAAAAAGGCCGAATTTACAGTGAACAGGAAGTCAATGAACGTATTCTCGCTTTCTTTGATGATTATGCGACCGTAAGAAGAGAGTGGATTATGCAGGGGTTTATGTACAGGGAAAATAATAAGTATGAACTGAATCCAATAGAAATGTGGCCTGTTGTCGTTAAGCGGTCTTAA